The proteins below come from a single Streptomyces sp. SCSIO 75703 genomic window:
- a CDS encoding DUF4097 family beta strand repeat-containing protein, protein MSEWSVTEPGKLAFDAPVSTLRVRVVGGTVNVVGTDEGPARLEVTELEGPPLVVTHRDGTLTVAYEDLPWKDLLSWLDPRGRRRSAVVSLAVPSGTRVEVGAVGAAATVSGIGGPAEVRGVSGDTTLVGLSGPVRADTVSGNVEAQALTGDLRFHSVSGDLTVVEAGSSVRAESVSGSMVVDLDPGCGATDVGLTSVSGEIAIRLPQPADAHVEANTASGAVSNAFEDLRVAGQWGAKRITGRLGAGSGRLRATTVSGSIALLRRPSADDAPDGTPADGTPDGPTDKKVL, encoded by the coding sequence ATGTCCGAGTGGTCCGTCACGGAGCCCGGAAAGCTCGCCTTCGACGCCCCCGTGAGCACGCTCCGGGTCCGCGTCGTCGGCGGGACGGTGAACGTCGTGGGCACGGACGAGGGTCCCGCACGCCTGGAAGTCACCGAGCTGGAGGGCCCGCCCCTCGTCGTGACCCACCGGGACGGCACCCTCACCGTGGCGTACGAGGACCTGCCCTGGAAAGACCTCCTGAGCTGGCTCGACCCGAGAGGACGACGGCGCAGCGCCGTGGTCTCGCTCGCCGTGCCCTCCGGCACCCGCGTGGAGGTGGGGGCGGTCGGCGCGGCGGCGACGGTCTCCGGCATCGGGGGCCCGGCCGAGGTCCGGGGAGTCAGCGGGGACACGACCCTGGTCGGCCTCTCCGGCCCGGTCCGCGCCGACACCGTCTCGGGAAACGTGGAGGCCCAGGCGCTCACCGGTGACCTGCGCTTCCACTCCGTCTCCGGCGACCTGACCGTGGTCGAGGCCGGCTCCTCCGTCCGCGCGGAGTCGGTCAGCGGCTCCATGGTCGTCGACCTCGATCCGGGCTGCGGCGCCACCGACGTCGGGCTGACCAGCGTCTCCGGTGAGATCGCCATCCGGCTGCCCCAGCCCGCCGACGCGCACGTCGAGGCGAACACGGCGAGCGGAGCGGTCTCCAACGCCTTCGAGGATCTCCGCGTGGCCGGCCAGTGGGGCGCCAAGCGGATCACCGGACGGCTCGGCGCGGGCAGCGGCCGGCTGAGGGCCACGACGGTCTCCGGTTCGATCGCCCTGCTGCGCCGGCCGTCCGCCGACGACGCCCCGGACGGCACCCCGGCCGACGGCACCCCCGACGGCCCGACCGACAAGAAGGTGCTCTGA
- a CDS encoding DUF6104 family protein, producing the protein MYFTDRGIEELEKRRGEEEVTFEWLAEQLRTFVDLNPDFEVPVERLATWLARLDDEDDE; encoded by the coding sequence GTGTACTTCACCGACCGCGGCATCGAGGAGCTGGAAAAGCGGCGCGGCGAGGAGGAGGTCACCTTCGAGTGGCTCGCCGAGCAACTGCGCACCTTCGTCGACCTGAACCCGGACTTCGAGGTCCCGGTGGAGCGCCTGGCGACCTGGCTCGCCCGGCTGGACGACGAGGACGACGAATAA
- a CDS encoding PadR family transcriptional regulator: protein MPPVFAHGRLRLYLLKLLDEAPRHGYEVIRLLEERFQGLYAPSAGTVYPRLAKLEAEGLVTHTTEGGRKVYSITDAGRAELADRSGELADLELEIRESVAELAAEIRADVRGAAGDLRREMRAAAGEARRGTGARSPGGAADAGADTDEKEAWRAAKEEMRRVKQEWKEQARRAKDESRRAREEAQRARRQAKEAQERATAQAQEEVQRIAQRVQEQVQDHFARGDWPTGLREGLSELAREVGEFGKDFGKEVGREWGFGRPAADPAAPRPEYTHSPADFPAEYAPAWSHQDAAESTGDPARDLDRLLDRFRDDVRDAARDHGVTPEQLREARRHLSTAAAHLGALLRTPKG, encoded by the coding sequence ATGCCGCCCGTCTTCGCCCACGGCCGCCTCCGCCTCTACCTGCTCAAGCTGCTGGACGAGGCCCCCCGCCACGGGTACGAGGTGATCCGGCTCCTGGAGGAGCGCTTCCAGGGCCTGTACGCGCCCTCGGCCGGCACGGTCTACCCGCGCCTGGCCAAGCTGGAGGCGGAGGGCCTGGTCACCCACACCACCGAGGGCGGCCGCAAGGTGTACTCGATCACCGACGCCGGACGCGCCGAACTGGCCGACCGCAGCGGTGAACTGGCCGACCTGGAGCTGGAGATCCGGGAGTCGGTCGCCGAGCTGGCCGCCGAGATCCGGGCCGACGTCCGCGGCGCGGCGGGCGATCTACGCCGGGAGATGCGCGCCGCGGCCGGCGAGGCCCGCCGGGGCACCGGCGCGAGGAGCCCTGGAGGCGCCGCCGACGCCGGTGCGGACACCGACGAGAAGGAGGCGTGGCGGGCCGCGAAGGAGGAGATGCGGCGCGTCAAGCAGGAGTGGAAGGAGCAGGCCCGCCGCGCCAAGGACGAGAGCCGCCGGGCCCGCGAGGAGGCCCAGCGCGCGCGGCGCCAGGCCAAGGAGGCCCAGGAGCGGGCCACCGCGCAGGCGCAGGAGGAGGTGCAGCGCATCGCCCAGCGCGTGCAGGAACAGGTGCAGGACCACTTCGCGCGAGGCGACTGGCCGACCGGACTGCGCGAGGGACTGAGCGAACTGGCCCGGGAGGTCGGCGAGTTCGGCAAGGACTTCGGGAAGGAGGTCGGCAGGGAGTGGGGCTTCGGCCGCCCGGCCGCCGACCCGGCCGCCCCCCGGCCCGAGTACACCCACTCCCCCGCGGACTTCCCGGCGGAGTACGCCCCGGCCTGGTCCCACCAGGACGCGGCCGAGTCCACCGGCGATCCGGCGCGCGACCTGGACCGGCTGCTGGACCGCTTCCGCGACGACGTCCGCGACGCGGCCCGCGACCACGGCGTCACCCCCGAGCAGCTCCGCGAGGCCCGGCGCCATCTGTCGACGGCGGCGGCCCACCTCGGCGCACTGCTGAGGACCCCGAAGGGCTGA